CTACGCTTCGATCTAATTTTAAAGCTCGATCAAAGGCTGCGATCGCTCTTTAAACTAGATAGCCGAAAAAGCTATCTATGATTTGTGCCAAGATAACTTTCTCTAATCTCGATATAATACAATATAAAATACACCGTAAAACTTTGAACTATAATTGAAGACCTTGTGATTAACTTCTAAATTTCTCAATCAGTATAATTTCTGATTGGACATCGCTGCTTGCAATAGCGATTTGCAAAAATCAAACTCAAGCACAGTATTCAGTTTAATAAACTAAGTGTGGCAAAAAATCATTTTTTTTAGTTAGGCTAGAGTTATTCTTAAATCTTATATATGTATCTAGTAAACAAATAGCTATATATAACTATGAACAACTTTCAGACAAAAGTAGAAAAGCAATTAGCAAATTCTACTGTTTCAAAACTCAGCAACCGCAAGAAAAACAGTAAAATAAGCACTTCAGTAAGAAAGTTAGCTGCGGGATGGATAATTTTTCAGACCCTTTTTCTGGCAACTCCCATTTTGGCACAGCAGAAATCCAACAATAATCTTAATTACGGTGAGTTTTTAAAAAAATTAGCAGATAACCAAGTTGCAAAAGTAGAAATTGATGAAACTACTAATCTTGCCAACGTGACCTTGAAGGGACAAGAAAAAGGCTCTCCTCCCCATGAAGTAGTTTTATTTGAGCAAAATCAAGATCTGATTCCGAAGATACGGGCTCAAAACGTCGATTTTGCCATCAAAACTTCCGTAGATCGCTCAACAACTGTAGGCATTTTGTTGAATCTACTGATCTTTTTTGTTTTAATATTGGGGCTGATTATGATTGTGCGTCGCTCTGCTAATGCTTCTGGTCAAGCTATGAGTTTTGGGAAATCCAAAGCCAAGTTTCAGATGGAGGCAAAAACGGGGATTCAGTTTAATGATGTAGCAGGAATCGAAGAAGCCAAAGAAGAGTTACAAGAAGTCGTAACCTTTCTCAAAGAACCAGAAAGATTTACGGCAATTGGTGCCAAAATTCCTAGGGGAGTATTATTAATTGGTCCTCCTGGGACAGGTAAAACCCTCTTAGCAAAAGCGATCGCTGGAGAAGCTGGAGTGCCATTTTTTAGCATCTCTGGTTCTGAGTTTGTCGAGATGTTTGTTGGTGTAGGTGCATCCCGCGTTCGCGATTTATTTAAAAAAGCCAAAGAAAATGCCCCCTGCATTATTTTTATTGATGAAATAGATGCCGTTGGTCGCCAAAGGGGTGCAGGGATTGGCGGAGGCAACGATGAGCGAGAACAAACTCTTAATCAACTGCTGACGGAGATGGACGGTTTTGAAGGCAATAGTGGCGTTATCGTTATTGCTGCTACCAATCGTCCTGATGTTCTAGATCAGGCTTTGCTGCGTCCTGGTCGTTTTGATCGTCAGGTAATGGTGGACTATCCTGATTTGCAGGGTAGACTAGGTATTCTAGAAGTTCATGCCCGTGGCAAGAAAATTGCCCCTGAAGTATCTTTAGATGCGATCGCTCGTCGTACTCCTGGATTTAGCGGTGCAGATTTAGCGAACCTCTTGAATGAAGCTGCAATTTTGACCGCCAGAAGACATAAAGAGGCGGTAACAATGTTAGAGGTAAATGATGCCGTAGATCGTATTGTAGCGGGAATGGAAGGCATTCCTTTAATAGATAGTAAGTTCAAAAGACTAATTGCCTATCATGAAGTTGGTCATGCGATCGTTGCTAGTATGATTCCTGGACACGATCCCGTAGAGAAGGTTACTATCATTCCCAGAGGAGGCGCAGGAGGTTTGACTTGGTTTACTCCAGAAGAAGAAATGGGGTTAGAAACCAAATCAAAAATTCTGGCAAAAATTACTTCGCTTTTAGGCGGTAGAGCAGCCGAAGAAATAATATTTGGCACAGATGAGATAACTCAAGGTGCAGGTCAAGATATTCAAATGCTGACTTCTTTAGCGCGCAAAATGGTAACTAAATTTGGAATGTCAGATTTAGGAGCATTAGCCTTGGAGGGTCAAGAACAACCCGTATTCTTGGGGGGTGATTCTGGGACGAGAAACGAATATTCAGAAGAAGTTGCTGCCCAAATTGATGTGCGTATCCGCAATATTGCTCTGGAGTGCCATAACAAAGCTAAAAAGATAATTGGTGAGAATCGTTTAGCTGTCGATCGAATTGTAGATATTTTGATTGAAAAAGAAACAATTGAGGGTAAAGAGTTTCGCAAGTACCTCGCTCGATTTTCTCCTAATTATCAATCTGAAGAAACAAGAGATAGAACCCTTAGTCTGACTAAAAAGTAGTAACTAGTTAAAGCATTCTAAAGCAATCGCCTGTACTTAATCTAAGTACAGGCGATTGTTACGTGCGACTGGATAGCTTTTTATCTTTTAACTTACGTCCCTTATCCGAACAGATAACTAAAAACTCGTAACCCTATATTTATCCTACACTCCATACCCCACACACAACCCAAGTCTCTCGCTATATTCGAGAATTGGTATAAGCTTATTCTACGCACTTCAAAGTAGATGCGGTTTATACCGAGTTGCATTCAAACCTGTAATTTTACTCTTTGCGTCTTTGCGTCTTGGCGCGAGATAATCTTATCTCTTTGAAAGCGACTTGGTATTGGTACCCACTTCGTTAGCATCTAAATTGCCTTGAGAAAGTTTTCTTTTTGCTGACGATTACTCCAACGCAATAAGCCAAATGATGCTTCCCAGGAAAAAATTGCGTAGCCATAGCCATATTGTTTAACTGTATTCATTTGTTGTTGGATCTCAGCTAAAGGCTTTTGTTTTGTAAAACCACCTGCATAAATACCAACTGCTACATCTACATAGTTTTTTACTTCAGGTAAAATAGAGTTATCGATTGACAGTGCGACTTCTTGGCTAGTCTGACGATAAAGCTGCATCACTAATTCATCGATTAGTCCCGCTTTAATCCAAGCTAGCCAATCTTGTGAGTATCTATTTAGGGAAAATCTTAAAGGATGAGGAGAAAGAGAAATAACTAAGTCTGGTCTAATTTTTCTGATGGCTTTTACTACCTTGCGGGTTAACTGTGTCATCTCAACAGTTTTATTGCCAAACTGAATTGGTATACCCCAATGATCGTCAATTTGAATACCGTAAAGATCGAGATAGGACGCTGCAACTTCAGTAAATAAATTTACCAAGTATTGCTGTACCTCTGGGTTAGCTGGATCTAGCCACCAATGACGATCGATTAACTTTTCGCCTTGATTAGTGGCTAAAATCCAATCTGGATGTTGTTGAGCTAACTCTGAATTAGGAAAAGTCATCATTCCATGTTCATACCAAGCATATACTTTTAAACCTTGGTGTTTTCCTTGTTTAATAGCAGTTTTCAAAGGATTGGTAAAAGGCAAAGATACGAGATAGTTTCTGGGAGCATACTTGCTAGAATAAGCTGTTCCGTTATTGTAGACATCAACATAAACCCGATTGTAATTAAGACGAGATAGTTGATAAAAAGCATTGTCTGTCAGGTTTGTATAAGTTAGAAAAGCATTGCCAAAATGACTTAGCCAGATGCCTTTGAGCGACTCAGATTTTTGTGGCGTATGGCTTGGTACAGTAGTCAAAAGACTTAGAAAAAAGAAGATAGTAACACTAATAGCGAATAGAAAAATTAACTTTTTAACTCGAATAATCAACTTTAAAATCACTGTTTTTTGCTTTCCAAGTATCGCTATGACGATAGTGTAGTTTGTCTTGGCTTACTTGTCCCCAGCTGTAAGGCGATCGCAAATATCTACTAAATCACTGAGTGCGATCGCCAAGTTGAGATTTTAGTTTAGCCACAAATTAAAACATACATATATCTTAATAATGCTCCTAAAACAAGACCTGTCATGCAGGACATTAAAATTCTGCGCTTAAAAAAATTTTACTGCGAATAACATAGACAAGTACAAATGCTGATTGAAATCGCGATCGGCTTACGACATAGCTTGGCTACGCAATTTTGCAACTAATGTAATTTCAAGTTCCTAAAGCTTAAAAATTATGGAAAATTTCCCAGAAAATCTAAGTCTAAATAATCCTATTGTCACGATTTTAGATGACGAAGATGATGGAAACTTAGCTCCTAATGATATCTCCCTGCGAGAGGCAATTGTCCATAGCCAAGATGGAAGTAAAGTTAGCTTCGACAACAGCCTGAAGAATAAGACTATTTTGTTGACTCGTGGCGAACTAAGTATTGATAAAAATCTAACTATTCAAGGTTTTGATAATGGTCAAGTGACAATAAATGGCAATAATAAAAGTCGAGTTTTTGATATTAATAATAATCTCGATAAATTTGCAGATGTCACTATAGATAATTTAACTATTACTGGTGGTAATGCTGGCAATCAAAATGGTGGTGGTATCTTAAACACGGAAAAGTTAACTATCAATAACAGTATTATTACCGATAATTCTACAAATGGAGTTGGCGGTGGTATATCCAGTGATTTGGGATATACAGACGATAAAAATTCTGCAACAGTAATTAACAACAGCGTTATTAGTAATAATTCGGCAGGAGAAGGTGCTGGTATTTACCATGACGCAGGTATTACAGTTAATGACTATCCTTTCTCTCTATTTTTAAATGCCACTAGTGTTACTAGCAAATCCACTGATGGCTCTGGGGGTGGAATTGACAACAATTATGGTCGAATAAAGATTGATGATAGTACTATCGATCAAAATACGGCAGTAGGCAGAGGCGGTGGTATTATCTCCAGCAGTAAAGTCGAAGCAGTTGACAGTACCATTAGCAATAATCGAGCAGATTCTGGAGGAGGCATCAATATTGCTGGATTTGATGGCGGTGGCATCTTGATCGACAGCACTATTAGTGGCAATACTGCCAAGACATTTGGTGGTGGTATTTTATTTGGTTCTACCTATGGTTCTCAAAGTGTTACCAACAGCACCATTACTAATAATTCCGCTCCAGAGGGTGGGGGAATACAGCAAGGTAACGAAGGTAGGATAAATATCACCAGCAGCATCATTGCAGGTAACGTTGACAACAATGATGCAAATGGTGCAGGTATTATCTCTGGAGGTAATAACTTAATTGGCAATGGAAATGGTGCGCCAGATTTTGTCAATCTATTTAATGACGATCTCGTCGGTACTGCTAATAAGCCAATAGATCCTCAACTAGGTGAGTTAAAAGATAATGGTGGAGCTACTTTTACTCATGCTCTGTTGCCTGAAAGTATAGCGATTAATACAGGTAGCAACCCTGAAAAATTAACTACCGATCAACGAGGGAAAGGGTTTGAGCGCGTTCTGTTTGATGCTACGGATATTGGTGCTTTTGAAGCGGATACCGACTCGATTTACGATCTGCCATTTCTGCCACCAGAGCCAACATCAAGAATAGTAACGACTCTAAATGATGAAGATGATGGTGATTTGAGTGCCGATGATATTTCCCTACGAGAAGCAATTCTAGAGAGCAATTCTGGAGATAGTATTACTTTCGATCCTAGTCTTAGTGGTGGAAAGATTACTCTGACTCTAGGAGAGTTAACTGTAGACAAAAGCTTAAGCATTCTTGGTTTGGGTGCAGATAAGTTAACCATAGATGCAGATAATAAAAGTCGGGTATTTAATGTTGATAATGGTTCTGATACTCGTCTTGATGTGGCGATCGCCAAACTAACTATTACTGGCGGAAATGCTGCTGAAGAAGGAGGTGGAGGGATTAATAATCAGGAAAATCTGACAGTTAATCAATCAATTATTAGAGGTAATTCAGCTAAGAGTGGGGGTGGTGTATCGACGAACAAATTTGCCACAACAACTGTTAATAATTCCACTATTAGCGAAAATTTAGCTGAGTTTGGCGGTGGTGTGTACAATTCTGACTCTAATACTACTATCAATAACTCTACGATTAGCAACAACAATTCGACGGAATATGGAGGCGGTGGTATTTTTGACTCAACTTATGAGGGTGGCTCAACCATAGTTAATAATAGTACGATTAGTGGTAATACTGCTCAGGGTCAAGGTGGTGGTATTGATGCTAATGCTTTTTTTCGTTTAGAAGTTAATAATAGTACGATCACTGATAATACTGCTAAGAATAGCCTTAATGTTGCTGGAGGTAATGGTAGTGGAGTCTATTCTTTTAGTGGAGTCAGTACTTTTACTAGCAGTATTATTGCTGGCAATGCCAAAAATGATGATTTTGCAGGCGATGGCAAAAGTGGTGGTAATAACTTTATTGGTAAGGTCAATAGTACAGTTTTCGTTAACGGCATTAAGCAAGATATTGTCGGCACTAATAAAGCTCCTATCGATCCTCAACTAGGTGAGTTGCAAGACAATGGCGGTTTGACTTTTACTCACGCTCTACTTCCCGACTCCCCAGCAATTAATACAGGTAGTAACACAAACAAACTAACTACCGATCAACGGGGAAAAGGTTTTGAGCGAACTTTGTTTGATGCTACGGATATTGGTGCTTTTGAAGCGGATACCGATTCAATTTATGCTCCTTTAGTTCTACCACCAGACCCCACTGTAACCATTTTAGATGACGAAGACGATCGCAATCTAAGTGCAGATGATATCTCGTTGCGAGAGGCAATTTTATACAGTGATAGTGGCGATACAATTACCTTTGACCCTAATCTTAAAGGTGGGACTATTACTCTTGAATTAGGACAATTAATCATTGACAAAGACCTAACCATTAAAGGCTTGGGAGCAAATAATTTAACTATTGATGCCAATAATAATAGTCGCGTTTTAAAGATCGATGATGCCATAGAAGACTCAAATTACGATGAAGTAGATGACTCAATTATGAATGTTACTCTTGATGGCTTAACTATTACGGGAGGTTCTGCCAAAGACTCTACCCCAGACTTTCATGACCGACTTGGAGGAGGAATCTATAATCGGGAAAATTTAGTAATAACCAACAGCATCATTGCTAAAAATGTCTCTAAAGGTGGTGGTGGGGGAATTTATAATCAAGGTACTATCAAAATTAATTCTAGTACTATTGCCGATAATTCTGCCGAGTCATATTATCAGAATAATGCTGATGGTGGTGGTATTTTGAACTCTGACGAAGCTGATGATGGTTCTATAACTATGAAAATCAGCAATAGTACCATTTCTGCTAACACGGCTCAAGGTAATGGTGGGGGCATTTCTAATAGCGGGAGTTATCATGACAATTCTAGTCAAACCATAATTAGTAATAGCACCATCTCTGGTAATACGACTCAAGGCAATGGTGGCGGTGTTGATAGTTTTGCTCGCCATACCAAAATACAAAACAGCACTATTTTCAATAATTCTGGATCTTTAGGTAGTGGTGTTTATCACAAAGAAGCAGATGAGCCTAATTTAAATGGTTCTACTACCTTAGAAAGTACTATTGTTGCAGGAAATGTTGGCGATCGCGATATTGATGATAAAAGTATAGTAATCAGCGATGGTCATAACCTGATTGGCAATGGGGATAAGACTGATTTTGCTGATGGTGTCAACGGCGATCTGGTCGGTACATTAGCTAACCCTCTAGAGCCAAAACTAGGAGAGTTACGGGATAATGGCGGTCTAACTTTTACTCATGCTTTACTTCCTGACTCCCCAGCAATTAATGTAGGTAGCAACCCCAACAAACTAACCACCGATCAGCGACGATTGAAACGATCTATTCAGCAAACCGATATCGGTGCTTATGAAGTCCAATCAGAACCAATAAATTCCCCGATTAATACAATTATCAATGGTGAGGCTGGTAACGATACTCTAAAGGGTAGTGCTGGTGACGATATTATTAGCGGTGATGAGGGTAGGGATATTCTTAACGGTGAGGCTGGTAATGA
This DNA window, taken from Pleurocapsa sp. FMAR1, encodes the following:
- a CDS encoding choice-of-anchor Q domain-containing protein, with translation MENFPENLSLNNPIVTILDDEDDGNLAPNDISLREAIVHSQDGSKVSFDNSLKNKTILLTRGELSIDKNLTIQGFDNGQVTINGNNKSRVFDINNNLDKFADVTIDNLTITGGNAGNQNGGGILNTEKLTINNSIITDNSTNGVGGGISSDLGYTDDKNSATVINNSVISNNSAGEGAGIYHDAGITVNDYPFSLFLNATSVTSKSTDGSGGGIDNNYGRIKIDDSTIDQNTAVGRGGGIISSSKVEAVDSTISNNRADSGGGINIAGFDGGGILIDSTISGNTAKTFGGGILFGSTYGSQSVTNSTITNNSAPEGGGIQQGNEGRINITSSIIAGNVDNNDANGAGIISGGNNLIGNGNGAPDFVNLFNDDLVGTANKPIDPQLGELKDNGGATFTHALLPESIAINTGSNPEKLTTDQRGKGFERVLFDATDIGAFEADTDSIYDLPFLPPEPTSRIVTTLNDEDDGDLSADDISLREAILESNSGDSITFDPSLSGGKITLTLGELTVDKSLSILGLGADKLTIDADNKSRVFNVDNGSDTRLDVAIAKLTITGGNAAEEGGGGINNQENLTVNQSIIRGNSAKSGGGVSTNKFATTTVNNSTISENLAEFGGGVYNSDSNTTINNSTISNNNSTEYGGGGIFDSTYEGGSTIVNNSTISGNTAQGQGGGIDANAFFRLEVNNSTITDNTAKNSLNVAGGNGSGVYSFSGVSTFTSSIIAGNAKNDDFAGDGKSGGNNFIGKVNSTVFVNGIKQDIVGTNKAPIDPQLGELQDNGGLTFTHALLPDSPAINTGSNTNKLTTDQRGKGFERTLFDATDIGAFEADTDSIYAPLVLPPDPTVTILDDEDDRNLSADDISLREAILYSDSGDTITFDPNLKGGTITLELGQLIIDKDLTIKGLGANNLTIDANNNSRVLKIDDAIEDSNYDEVDDSIMNVTLDGLTITGGSAKDSTPDFHDRLGGGIYNRENLVITNSIIAKNVSKGGGGGIYNQGTIKINSSTIADNSAESYYQNNADGGGILNSDEADDGSITMKISNSTISANTAQGNGGGISNSGSYHDNSSQTIISNSTISGNTTQGNGGGVDSFARHTKIQNSTIFNNSGSLGSGVYHKEADEPNLNGSTTLESTIVAGNVGDRDIDDKSIVISDGHNLIGNGDKTDFADGVNGDLVGTLANPLEPKLGELRDNGGLTFTHALLPDSPAINVGSNPNKLTTDQRRLKRSIQQTDIGAYEVQSEPINSPINTIINGEAGNDTLKGSAGDDIISGDEGRDILNGEAGNDTLKGGQQFDRLNGGKGNDVLIGGGDIDVLTGDAGQDLFYLENIKGGLEWIRDFELNQDRLGLADDITYDELEITGRVNSFISYQGELAVVLGVSPSQLTIDQFQEI
- the ftsH gene encoding ATP-dependent zinc metalloprotease FtsH — encoded protein: MNNFQTKVEKQLANSTVSKLSNRKKNSKISTSVRKLAAGWIIFQTLFLATPILAQQKSNNNLNYGEFLKKLADNQVAKVEIDETTNLANVTLKGQEKGSPPHEVVLFEQNQDLIPKIRAQNVDFAIKTSVDRSTTVGILLNLLIFFVLILGLIMIVRRSANASGQAMSFGKSKAKFQMEAKTGIQFNDVAGIEEAKEELQEVVTFLKEPERFTAIGAKIPRGVLLIGPPGTGKTLLAKAIAGEAGVPFFSISGSEFVEMFVGVGASRVRDLFKKAKENAPCIIFIDEIDAVGRQRGAGIGGGNDEREQTLNQLLTEMDGFEGNSGVIVIAATNRPDVLDQALLRPGRFDRQVMVDYPDLQGRLGILEVHARGKKIAPEVSLDAIARRTPGFSGADLANLLNEAAILTARRHKEAVTMLEVNDAVDRIVAGMEGIPLIDSKFKRLIAYHEVGHAIVASMIPGHDPVEKVTIIPRGGAGGLTWFTPEEEMGLETKSKILAKITSLLGGRAAEEIIFGTDEITQGAGQDIQMLTSLARKMVTKFGMSDLGALALEGQEQPVFLGGDSGTRNEYSEEVAAQIDVRIRNIALECHNKAKKIIGENRLAVDRIVDILIEKETIEGKEFRKYLARFSPNYQSEETRDRTLSLTKK
- a CDS encoding glycoside hydrolase family 10 protein → MILKLIIRVKKLIFLFAISVTIFFFLSLLTTVPSHTPQKSESLKGIWLSHFGNAFLTYTNLTDNAFYQLSRLNYNRVYVDVYNNGTAYSSKYAPRNYLVSLPFTNPLKTAIKQGKHQGLKVYAWYEHGMMTFPNSELAQQHPDWILATNQGEKLIDRHWWLDPANPEVQQYLVNLFTEVAASYLDLYGIQIDDHWGIPIQFGNKTVEMTQLTRKVVKAIRKIRPDLVISLSPHPLRFSLNRYSQDWLAWIKAGLIDELVMQLYRQTSQEVALSIDNSILPEVKNYVDVAVGIYAGGFTKQKPLAEIQQQMNTVKQYGYGYAIFSWEASFGLLRWSNRQQKENFLKAI